A stretch of Gemmatimonadota bacterium DNA encodes these proteins:
- a CDS encoding MarR family transcriptional regulator has protein sequence MVQINNLRELSDRYVSVVRNLCRLTYIARLDEWQGLDMTVPQVKTLILLEHAGPLRMGQLAGSLGSGLSTTTTIVDRLVKKQLVQRDSDPNDRRVVKCELTKNGRVATDMFWEHIRTRAMKVSDQWDLEQFEKVVQSLELIWCTEEELRTNDDAASTAAASG, from the coding sequence ATCGTGCAGATCAACAACCTGAGAGAGCTTTCCGATCGCTACGTGTCCGTGGTGAGAAACCTGTGCCGTTTGACGTATATCGCAAGACTGGATGAGTGGCAGGGGCTGGACATGACCGTGCCCCAGGTCAAGACACTGATCCTGCTCGAGCACGCGGGTCCGCTCAGGATGGGCCAGTTGGCCGGCTCCCTGGGCAGCGGCCTTTCCACGACCACGACCATCGTGGACCGCCTGGTGAAAAAGCAGTTGGTTCAGCGGGATTCGGACCCGAACGACCGGAGAGTCGTAAAGTGTGAACTAACCAAGAACGGCCGGGTGGCGACCGATATGTTCTGGGAGCACATCAGGACCAGGGCCATGAAGGTTTCCGACCAGTGGGACCTGGAACAGTTCGAAAAGGTGGTCCAGTCGCTCGAACTGATCTGGTGTACGGAAGAAGAGCTTCGAACGAACGACGACGCCGCATCGACTGCCGCCGCTTCCGGTTGA
- a CDS encoding deoxyguanosinetriphosphate triphosphohydrolase: MIVDRTRLEEMEERTLAPYAVKSSASRGRRHPEEEAPWRTPFQRDRDRIVHSKSFRRLEYKTQVFVYHEGDHYRTRLTHTMETAGVSETIARNLGANQDLAAAIALAHDLGHPPFGHCGEDALDGLMKHCGGFQHNRQSLRIIDLLEWRYPLFQGLNLTWETREGIAKHNAPHGFDEEDFQPGKFASVEAQIANVADEIAYNSHDLDDGVSAGILSLDQLTDLEIWDGAIRDEVEKVRDLDPTRKRYRIIRALINQMIMDVVRTTHENLERHGVKSPDEVRTLDVPVVNYSPSMSGKNMQLRAFLMENFYRNYRLIRMSRKATRFIESLFNEYTADERQLPPTGVPHGGDEPLERRVCDYIAGMTDRYALREYERLFDPYERV; encoded by the coding sequence ATGATCGTCGACAGAACCCGGCTGGAAGAAATGGAGGAACGCACCCTCGCGCCTTACGCCGTGAAGAGCAGCGCGAGCCGGGGCCGCAGGCATCCCGAAGAGGAGGCGCCGTGGCGGACGCCCTTCCAGCGGGACCGCGACCGGATCGTGCATTCCAAGTCCTTCCGCCGGCTCGAATACAAGACCCAGGTCTTCGTGTACCACGAGGGCGATCACTACCGGACTCGCCTTACCCACACCATGGAGACGGCGGGCGTTTCCGAAACGATCGCGCGGAACCTCGGCGCCAACCAGGACCTGGCGGCCGCCATCGCCCTTGCCCACGACCTGGGCCATCCCCCCTTCGGCCACTGCGGCGAGGATGCCCTCGACGGCCTGATGAAGCATTGCGGAGGGTTCCAGCACAACCGGCAGAGCCTGCGCATCATCGATCTGCTCGAATGGCGCTATCCGTTATTCCAGGGCCTCAACCTGACCTGGGAGACGCGCGAGGGCATCGCGAAGCACAACGCCCCGCACGGCTTCGACGAGGAGGACTTCCAGCCCGGGAAGTTCGCCTCGGTGGAAGCCCAGATCGCCAACGTCGCCGACGAGATCGCCTACAACTCGCACGACCTGGACGACGGCGTGAGCGCGGGCATCCTCAGCCTGGACCAGCTCACTGACCTGGAGATCTGGGACGGGGCAATCCGCGATGAGGTGGAGAAAGTCCGGGACCTCGACCCCACGCGCAAGCGGTACCGGATCATCCGCGCGCTGATCAACCAGATGATCATGGACGTGGTCCGCACGACCCACGAGAACCTGGAACGCCACGGAGTGAAGTCGCCGGACGAAGTGCGCACGCTCGACGTCCCCGTGGTGAACTACAGCCCGTCCATGTCCGGGAAGAACATGCAGCTCCGCGCATTCCTGATGGAGAATTTCTACAGGAACTACCGGTTGATCCGCATGTCCCGCAAGGCGACCCGGTTCATCGAAAGCCTCTTCAACGAATACACCGCCGACGAGCGTCAGCTTCCCCCGACCGGCGTTCCACACGGCGGGGACGAGCCACTCGAGCGCAGGGTCTGCGACTACATCGCGGGGATGACGGACCGTTACGCCCTGCGGGAATACGAGCGCCTCTTCGATCCCTACGAGCGCGTCTGA
- a CDS encoding sulfatase-like hydrolase/transferase → MPLRPNILWYCTDQQRFDTIGALGNPYVSTPTLDGLVRGGVAFTHAYCQSPICTPSRSSFMTGMYPGRIHNTRNGNGVFENPPPLISKLLADSGYDCGLVGKFHLQSAGKRTEPRMDDGYRYWRFSHAPRDDWPVGHDYADWVRERGGDLDALRVSEDRVPPELHQTTWVTECALEFITERRAPDEPWMLTLNPYDPHPPFIPPRVYADLFDPADMPGPHFRLSDLAQQDELRDVFFQSEARHPETFDGRKQQALYYAMIKQIDDQFARFLGELERTGQRENTVIIFTSDHGECLGDHGLLWKGCRFYEGLVRVPLIFSHPGHMKSDLRSDALVELIDMSATMLDIADVHAPEDFQGRSLMPILNGTADPGYNRSFVRSEYFDAVSNDTHDYATMYRNDRYKLVLYHTHGKGELYDLARDPWEFENLWDNPDYIDLRSHLSLEAFNATMIQDIDPGGPLIAGT, encoded by the coding sequence ATGCCTTTACGCCCCAACATTCTCTGGTACTGCACGGATCAGCAGCGATTCGACACCATCGGCGCGCTCGGCAATCCCTACGTAAGCACGCCGACGCTGGACGGGCTGGTGCGGGGAGGCGTCGCCTTTACGCACGCCTACTGCCAGAGCCCGATCTGCACGCCCAGCCGGTCGAGCTTCATGACGGGCATGTATCCCGGGCGGATTCATAACACCCGAAACGGCAACGGCGTCTTCGAGAATCCGCCTCCCCTGATCTCCAAACTGCTGGCAGACAGCGGGTACGACTGCGGCCTGGTGGGCAAGTTCCACCTTCAGAGCGCGGGGAAGCGCACGGAACCCCGCATGGATGATGGCTACCGGTACTGGCGCTTCAGCCACGCGCCGCGGGACGACTGGCCGGTAGGGCATGACTACGCCGACTGGGTGCGCGAGCGTGGCGGCGATCTCGACGCCCTGCGAGTGAGCGAGGACCGCGTGCCGCCCGAGCTCCACCAGACGACCTGGGTCACCGAGTGCGCCCTGGAGTTCATCACCGAGCGCCGGGCGCCCGACGAGCCCTGGATGCTGACGCTCAACCCCTATGATCCCCACCCGCCGTTTATCCCGCCCCGCGTCTACGCCGACCTGTTCGATCCAGCCGATATGCCCGGTCCTCACTTCCGCCTGAGCGACCTGGCCCAGCAGGATGAACTCAGGGACGTGTTCTTCCAGTCGGAGGCCCGGCACCCGGAGACCTTCGACGGCAGGAAGCAGCAGGCCCTCTACTACGCCATGATCAAGCAGATCGACGACCAGTTCGCCCGTTTCCTGGGCGAGCTCGAACGCACCGGGCAGCGGGAGAATACCGTGATCATCTTCACCAGCGACCACGGCGAATGCCTGGGCGACCACGGGCTCCTGTGGAAGGGCTGCCGGTTCTATGAAGGCCTGGTGCGCGTACCCCTGATCTTCTCCCACCCCGGCCACATGAAGTCCGATCTCCGGAGCGACGCGCTGGTCGAACTGATCGACATGTCGGCGACCATGCTGGATATCGCCGACGTACATGCACCCGAGGATTTCCAGGGCCGCAGCCTGATGCCCATCCTGAATGGCACGGCAGACCCGGGATACAACCGGTCCTTCGTCCGCAGCGAGTATTTCGACGCCGTCTCCAACGATACCCATGACTATGCCACCATGTACCGGAACGACAGGTACAAGCTGGTGCTGTACCATACCCACGGCAAGGGCGAGCTCTACGACCTGGCCAGAGACCCCTGGGAATTCGAGAACCTGTGGGACAATCCCGACTACATAGATTTACGGAGCCACCTGTCCCTGGAGGCCTTCAACGCCACCATGATCCAGGATATCGACCCGGGCGGCCCCCTGATCGCAGGCACGTGA
- a CDS encoding SAM-dependent chlorinase/fluorinase — MADDQEVSAIRIILYITQRYFFHSTTMGFPRERNTTMKRFTSYLLACMVGAFGLYGCGGTEDAAMEEAAMEEAATEEMAMEEAATEEMAMDVAMINVEVTSISEEFANINTNATSDQLMEAGFAADGWISVTHNEQTLVMPMVTDYGDVAEGAWLARMDEESGTLQIAINGGNAATDIGAAVGDMLHVMAADAPEMDEGEMGEGEMDEGEGGMDDEGAEDGDSDASMGGEEDATTQPAP; from the coding sequence ATGGCCGACGACCAAGAAGTCAGCGCAATACGGATCATCCTCTACATTACTCAGCGTTACTTTTTTCATTCCACCACGATGGGATTTCCACGTGAAAGGAACACGACCATGAAGCGGTTTACATCATACCTCTTGGCCTGTATGGTCGGCGCGTTCGGCCTCTACGGCTGCGGCGGGACCGAAGATGCGGCCATGGAAGAGGCGGCCATGGAAGAGGCGGCGACCGAAGAAATGGCCATGGAAGAGGCGGCGACCGAAGAAATGGCCATGGACGTTGCCATGATCAACGTCGAGGTCACCAGCATCAGCGAGGAATTCGCCAACATCAACACGAACGCCACGAGCGATCAGTTGATGGAAGCCGGTTTCGCCGCGGACGGCTGGATTTCGGTGACCCATAACGAACAGACCCTCGTCATGCCCATGGTCACCGATTACGGTGACGTGGCCGAAGGCGCCTGGCTTGCCCGGATGGACGAGGAGTCCGGTACACTCCAGATCGCCATTAACGGCGGCAACGCCGCGACCGACATCGGCGCCGCGGTGGGCGACATGCTCCACGTCATGGCCGCCGATGCGCCCGAGATGGACGAAGGCGAGATGGGCGAAGGCGAAATGGATGAAGGTGAAGGCGGCATGGACGACGAGGGCGCGGAAGACGGTGACTCGGATGCGTCCATGGGCGGAGAGGAAGACGCCACCACGCAGCCTGCTCCGTAA
- a CDS encoding phytanoyl-CoA dioxygenase family protein produces the protein MFRLTEEHENRFREDGYLMVEGLYDEEEMELLLNVGRLDGEKALLVRAAEDTEGRESKLWLTSDTDREDIYNAICRGHRMVDTLERLMGDEVYLYHYKMMVKEPRVGGAWEWHQDYGYWYHNQALYPDMASCYIAVDRAHRGNGCLQVIRGSHRLGRIEHGRYGTQVGAAPKRVELALEHLDHVYCEMSPGTALFFHANVLHRSDPNGSDDPRWSLICCYNTRHNPCQDRPGHPSYRPLGKWDDGRIKEVGRRQWAELAATAEPGAAGPGA, from the coding sequence ATGTTCCGGCTCACTGAAGAACACGAGAACAGGTTCCGGGAAGACGGTTACCTGATGGTGGAGGGGCTCTACGACGAGGAGGAAATGGAACTCCTCCTCAACGTGGGCCGTCTTGACGGGGAGAAGGCCCTGCTCGTCCGCGCCGCCGAGGATACCGAAGGCCGCGAAAGCAAGCTGTGGCTGACCTCGGACACGGACCGGGAGGACATCTACAACGCCATCTGCCGCGGCCATCGCATGGTCGATACGCTGGAGCGGCTCATGGGCGACGAGGTCTACCTGTACCACTACAAGATGATGGTCAAGGAACCCCGCGTCGGCGGCGCGTGGGAGTGGCACCAGGACTACGGGTACTGGTACCACAACCAGGCGCTGTATCCCGACATGGCCAGTTGCTACATCGCGGTGGACCGGGCCCACCGGGGCAACGGCTGCCTCCAGGTCATCCGGGGTTCGCACCGTCTGGGCCGGATCGAACACGGCCGGTACGGCACCCAGGTGGGAGCCGCCCCGAAGCGGGTGGAACTCGCGCTGGAACACCTGGACCACGTGTACTGCGAAATGTCGCCCGGCACCGCGCTGTTCTTCCACGCGAACGTGCTGCACCGTTCGGACCCGAACGGGAGCGACGACCCGAGGTGGAGTCTCATCTGCTGTTACAACACCCGGCACAACCCCTGCCAGGACCGTCCCGGGCACCCGTCCTACCGTCCCCTGGGCAAGTGGGACGACGGCCGGATCAAGGAGGTGGGACGCAGGCAGTGGGCGGAACTCGCCGCCACCGCCGAACCTGGTGCCGCCGGACCTGGCGCCTGA
- a CDS encoding PLP-dependent aminotransferase family protein, with amino-acid sequence MEWRDVYADRMELIGDTAVIELLKLAERPDVLSFAGGLPDDATFPMEAMKEVAVQVFENHGSMSLQYSPTAGYTALREWIAGRMGPVEGVTATVDDIIVTTGGIEAMDLIAKMLLNPGDVIIVEAPTYLTAFSVFRCYDVDFVAVDIDDEGMRVDLLEAQLSELERRGKRAKLIYTMPTFQNPGGVTMPLERRRRLVELADRYNIPILEDHAYAELYFEHAPPPSLKALNPDGVLFVSTFSKIFGPGIRLGWIAAPPPVIAQLCQAKLGSDQCSSTLGQRIVYEYGRQGLMDSQIVLSRALYQAKRDVTLDALAEHAPPGLTWTRPAGGFYVWLTAPEGIDSTAMLAWAVEHEKVAYVAGPSFYTDGRGANQFRLCYSFLDQSLIGEGISRVCRSVAHHVERRHRDRIGV; translated from the coding sequence ATGGAATGGCGGGATGTATACGCGGACCGCATGGAACTCATTGGCGATACGGCAGTCATTGAGCTGCTCAAGCTGGCGGAACGGCCGGACGTGCTTTCCTTTGCCGGCGGCCTGCCGGACGACGCCACGTTTCCCATGGAGGCGATGAAGGAAGTCGCCGTCCAGGTCTTCGAAAACCACGGCAGCATGTCGCTGCAATACAGTCCCACAGCGGGTTACACGGCCCTGAGAGAGTGGATCGCCGGCCGCATGGGGCCCGTCGAGGGCGTGACCGCCACCGTGGACGACATCATCGTCACCACGGGCGGCATCGAGGCCATGGACCTCATCGCCAAGATGCTGCTCAACCCCGGCGACGTCATCATCGTGGAAGCTCCCACCTACCTGACTGCGTTCTCGGTCTTCCGGTGCTACGACGTGGATTTCGTCGCGGTGGATATCGATGACGAGGGCATGCGCGTGGACCTCCTGGAAGCGCAGTTGAGTGAGCTGGAACGCCGGGGCAAGCGGGCCAAGCTGATTTACACCATGCCGACGTTTCAGAACCCGGGCGGCGTGACCATGCCTCTGGAACGGCGGCGCAGGCTGGTCGAACTGGCCGACCGGTACAACATTCCCATCCTGGAGGACCACGCCTACGCGGAACTGTACTTCGAACACGCGCCCCCGCCTTCGCTCAAGGCGCTGAATCCCGATGGCGTGCTGTTCGTCAGCACCTTCTCCAAGATCTTCGGGCCGGGCATCCGCCTCGGCTGGATCGCCGCGCCGCCGCCCGTCATCGCCCAGTTGTGCCAGGCGAAGCTGGGCAGCGACCAGTGTTCCAGCACCCTCGGCCAGCGTATTGTCTATGAATATGGCCGCCAGGGACTGATGGACTCCCAGATCGTGCTGTCCAGGGCACTTTACCAGGCCAAGCGTGACGTCACGCTGGACGCGCTGGCGGAGCACGCCCCGCCCGGCCTGACCTGGACCCGGCCGGCCGGCGGATTCTACGTGTGGTTGACCGCACCCGAAGGGATCGACTCCACGGCGATGCTGGCCTGGGCCGTCGAGCATGAGAAGGTGGCCTACGTGGCCGGCCCCTCGTTCTATACCGACGGCCGCGGCGCGAACCAGTTCCGCCTGTGCTACAGCTTCCTCGACCAGTCGCTCATCGGCGAAGGCATCTCCCGGGTGTGCCGCTCGGTCGCGCACCACGTCGAACGGCGCCATCGCGATCGTATCGGAGTGTAA
- a CDS encoding DNA-3-methyladenine glycosylase I, whose product MNCVRHLPETWITGADVHPVRTGEFVEEADERRRCAWTLKDPILAAYHDDEYGFPLSRDDDFFERLVLEINQAGLSWLTVLKKRKALREAFEGFDVDRVAAYGDEDRSRLLEDAGIIRNRLKIDAAIHNARVIREIRAEHGSFAAWLNGQNCASLDEWVAIFRKTFRFMGPEIVGEFLMSTGYLPIRHDPECFLAGEGHRVG is encoded by the coding sequence ATGAACTGCGTGCGCCACCTGCCCGAGACGTGGATCACGGGGGCTGACGTCCACCCTGTCAGGACGGGCGAGTTCGTCGAAGAAGCCGACGAACGGCGGCGTTGCGCCTGGACGCTCAAAGACCCGATACTGGCCGCCTACCACGACGACGAGTACGGTTTTCCCCTGTCCCGGGACGACGATTTCTTCGAGCGGCTCGTGCTGGAAATCAATCAGGCGGGGCTGAGCTGGCTGACGGTACTGAAGAAGCGAAAGGCGCTGAGGGAGGCCTTCGAGGGGTTCGACGTGGACCGCGTGGCGGCCTATGGCGACGAGGACCGGTCGCGCCTGCTTGAGGACGCCGGCATCATCCGGAACCGGCTCAAGATCGACGCGGCCATCCACAACGCGCGGGTGATCCGGGAGATCCGCGCGGAACACGGTTCCTTCGCGGCCTGGCTGAACGGCCAGAACTGCGCTTCGCTGGACGAATGGGTGGCGATATTCAGGAAGACCTTCCGCTTCATGGGGCCCGAGATCGTCGGCGAATTCCTCATGAGCACGGGTTATCTTCCCATCCGCCACGACCCGGAGTGCTTTCTCGCCGGGGAAGGGCACCGGGTGGGCTAG
- a CDS encoding ABC transporter ATP-binding protein, whose protein sequence is MDGSDQPYVEYRKVSKSYDGKTTVVDGVALNIRKGEFLTLLGPSGSGKTTCLMMLAGFETPTSGEILVGGRSIHNLPPRKRGIGMVFQNYALFPHMSVGANLAFPLEVRGMDRGLCRERVERALQLVQLEGFEHRRPGQISGGQQQRVAIARALVFDPELVLMDEPLGALDRRLREEMQYEIRRIHKKLGVTVVYVTHDQQEAMVMSDRIAVLRDGRIEQLADPETLYEEPRRSFVARFIGENNRLHGKVMGIEGDICEVFVGGEIIEAIRIAPCQVGDATTLSIRPERVAVSPKSGLYTNELVARVEDITFLGDYLRLRVTVCRTSDFIIKIPNTVGHGALLTGDKILIGWTPTDCRVLDPETEGEEE, encoded by the coding sequence ATGGACGGGTCCGATCAGCCCTATGTCGAATACCGCAAGGTCAGCAAGAGCTATGACGGAAAGACCACGGTGGTCGACGGCGTCGCCCTGAACATCCGAAAGGGAGAGTTTCTCACCCTACTGGGGCCCTCCGGTTCGGGCAAGACCACCTGTCTCATGATGCTGGCCGGCTTCGAGACGCCCACCTCCGGCGAAATCCTCGTGGGCGGCCGCTCCATCCACAACCTGCCGCCCCGCAAGCGCGGCATCGGCATGGTGTTCCAGAACTACGCCCTCTTCCCCCACATGTCGGTGGGGGCCAATCTCGCTTTTCCCCTCGAGGTCCGGGGCATGGACCGGGGCCTGTGCCGGGAACGGGTGGAACGGGCCCTGCAACTGGTGCAGCTGGAAGGTTTCGAGCACCGGCGTCCAGGCCAGATCTCCGGCGGGCAGCAGCAGCGCGTGGCCATCGCCCGGGCCCTGGTATTCGATCCCGAACTGGTCCTCATGGACGAACCTCTCGGGGCGCTGGACCGCCGGCTCCGCGAGGAAATGCAGTACGAGATCCGCCGCATCCACAAGAAATTGGGCGTCACGGTCGTGTACGTCACCCACGACCAGCAGGAAGCTATGGTCATGTCGGACCGCATCGCCGTGCTGCGAGACGGCAGGATCGAACAGTTGGCCGATCCCGAGACGCTCTACGAGGAACCGCGGCGTTCTTTCGTGGCCCGGTTCATCGGGGAGAACAACCGGCTGCACGGCAAGGTGATGGGCATAGAGGGCGATATCTGCGAAGTGTTCGTGGGCGGCGAGATCATCGAGGCGATCCGCATCGCGCCCTGCCAGGTGGGCGACGCCACGACGCTTTCCATTCGTCCCGAGCGTGTGGCCGTCTCGCCGAAATCCGGGCTCTACACCAACGAACTGGTGGCCCGGGTCGAGGACATTACTTTCCTGGGCGACTACCTGCGTCTGCGCGTCACGGTGTGCCGCACCTCCGATTTCATCATCAAGATCCCCAACACCGTCGGCCACGGCGCCCTGCTCACGGGCGACAAGATCCTTATCGGCTGGACGCCGACCGACTGCCGGGTGCTCGACCCGGAGACGGAAGGAGAGGAGGAATGA
- a CDS encoding ABC transporter substrate-binding protein produces the protein MKRKSSRRLVPTRRVVDRVVVPVLAALVLLICGRTAAQEQSITLVSWGGAYARACEKGFIERFERETGIEVRMEDYNGGLAQVRAQVDVGNVYWDVVDMELPDMVRGCDEGLLVPIDVDDLAPGSDGSQAADDLHEDAITECGPTNLYYSTVVVYNDARIGASKPTSITDFFDLEKFPGRRGMRRSPLVNLEFALMADGVPPDEVYATLDTEAGVGRAFRKLDSIKDRIVWWEAGAQPPQMLADGEVVMTTAYNGRIFNAQVLERQPFVIVWDGQVLDTGGLVIVEGTRNLEAAMEFVRFANTARSMADVGRYISYSPTRRSAMDLVSTHAETGVAMSPHMPTSPDNARRALHNDWEWWSDNGEEMNERFSTWLAK, from the coding sequence ATGAAGCGTAAGTCATCCAGGCGCCTGGTTCCCACGCGCCGCGTCGTGGACCGTGTCGTGGTCCCGGTCCTGGCCGCGCTGGTCCTTTTGATTTGCGGGCGCACCGCCGCGCAGGAACAGTCGATTACGCTGGTCAGCTGGGGCGGCGCGTACGCCCGCGCCTGCGAGAAAGGATTCATCGAACGATTCGAACGGGAGACCGGGATCGAAGTCCGGATGGAAGACTATAACGGCGGCCTGGCGCAGGTCCGCGCACAGGTCGACGTGGGCAACGTGTACTGGGACGTCGTCGACATGGAACTGCCGGATATGGTCCGGGGCTGCGACGAAGGCCTGCTCGTACCCATCGACGTAGACGACCTGGCTCCCGGCTCCGACGGGAGCCAGGCGGCGGACGATTTGCACGAAGACGCCATCACCGAATGCGGGCCGACCAACCTGTACTACTCGACGGTCGTCGTATACAACGACGCGCGGATCGGGGCGTCGAAGCCTACTTCAATCACCGATTTCTTCGACCTGGAGAAGTTCCCGGGAAGACGGGGCATGCGCCGCTCCCCGCTGGTGAATCTCGAGTTCGCCCTGATGGCCGACGGCGTCCCGCCGGACGAAGTCTATGCCACGCTGGACACCGAAGCGGGCGTTGGCCGGGCCTTCCGGAAACTGGACTCCATCAAAGACCGGATCGTCTGGTGGGAAGCCGGCGCCCAGCCGCCCCAGATGCTGGCCGACGGAGAAGTGGTGATGACCACGGCGTACAACGGACGCATCTTCAACGCGCAGGTCCTGGAGAGACAGCCCTTCGTCATCGTATGGGACGGCCAGGTACTGGACACGGGGGGTCTCGTAATCGTGGAGGGCACGCGGAACCTGGAGGCGGCGATGGAATTCGTCCGCTTCGCCAATACGGCGCGGTCCATGGCGGACGTCGGCCGGTACATCTCCTACAGTCCCACGCGCCGTTCCGCCATGGACCTGGTTTCAACCCATGCTGAAACCGGCGTCGCAATGAGTCCGCATATGCCGACCAGCCCCGATAACGCGCGCCGCGCCCTGCACAACGACTGGGAGTGGTGGAGCGACAACGGCGAAGAGATGAACGAGCGCTTCAGCACATGGCTGGCCAAGTGA
- a CDS encoding ABC transporter permease codes for MAGQVNERYGPRLRAALLVLPLLIFVGVTFLAPLANMLVRSVYDPVVADALPETLERLRAWDGQGLPGEAVYEALAGELLAAREDRTLGQVATRVNRVQSGMRSAFTRTARRLRNVDEGPWSEAMTGIHAAWGETGTWRALREAGDRYTSRHYLNALDLQRDPGGSIAFQPEDRRIYLFLLWRTLLVSLGVTALCLLIGYPVARLIAHAPPRRANLLLILVLVPFWTSLLVRTTSWIVLLQNQGVLNDTLVFLGFIGDDGRLAMIYNMTGTFVAMTHVLLPFMVLPLYSVMSAIPRVQTSAAESLGATPWQSFWRVYWPQTLPGVGAGCLLVFILAIGYYITPALVGGSTGQLISNMIAFHMQSSLNWSLAAALGGILLLCVAGLYVLYDRLVGIERMRLG; via the coding sequence ATGGCTGGCCAAGTGAACGAGCGCTACGGTCCCCGGCTGCGCGCCGCACTGCTGGTGCTGCCGCTTTTAATCTTCGTAGGGGTGACTTTTCTCGCGCCCCTGGCCAACATGCTGGTCCGAAGTGTCTACGATCCGGTGGTCGCCGACGCCCTCCCCGAGACCCTCGAGCGGCTGCGTGCCTGGGACGGCCAGGGCCTGCCGGGCGAAGCGGTCTATGAAGCGCTGGCCGGCGAACTGCTCGCGGCCCGCGAGGACCGCACGCTCGGCCAGGTGGCCACGCGGGTCAACCGGGTGCAGAGCGGAATGCGCAGCGCGTTCACGCGCACCGCCCGCAGGCTGCGAAACGTCGATGAAGGGCCGTGGTCCGAGGCCATGACCGGCATCCACGCGGCCTGGGGAGAGACCGGGACCTGGCGCGCGCTGCGCGAGGCCGGCGACCGGTATACATCGCGCCACTACCTGAACGCCCTCGATCTGCAGCGCGATCCCGGCGGTTCCATCGCCTTCCAGCCGGAGGACCGCCGGATCTACCTGTTCCTGCTCTGGCGCACCCTGCTCGTGAGCCTGGGCGTCACCGCCCTGTGCCTGCTCATCGGCTATCCTGTCGCGCGCCTGATTGCCCACGCCCCGCCCAGGCGAGCCAACCTGCTCCTGATCCTGGTCCTCGTGCCCTTCTGGACCTCGCTCCTCGTGCGCACGACCTCGTGGATCGTGCTCCTGCAGAACCAGGGCGTCCTCAACGACACGCTCGTCTTCCTGGGCTTCATCGGGGACGACGGACGGCTGGCCATGATCTACAACATGACCGGTACCTTTGTGGCCATGACCCACGTGCTGCTGCCCTTCATGGTGCTGCCGCTCTACTCGGTCATGAGCGCCATACCGCGGGTCCAGACGAGTGCGGCGGAGTCGCTGGGCGCGACCCCGTGGCAGTCCTTCTGGCGCGTGTACTGGCCGCAGACCCTGCCCGGCGTGGGAGCCGGCTGCCTGCTCGTGTTCATCCTCGCCATCGGGTACTACATCACGCCGGCCCTGGTGGGCGGAAGCACGGGGCAGCTCATCTCCAACATGATCGCCTTCCATATGCAGTCCTCGCTCAACTGGAGTCTCGCCGCGGCGCTGGGCGGGATCCTGCTGCTCTGCGTGGCGGGGCTTTACGTGCTTTACGACCGGCTCGTGGGCATCGAACGGATGAGGCTGGGCTGA